In one Gossypium hirsutum isolate 1008001.06 chromosome D09, Gossypium_hirsutum_v2.1, whole genome shotgun sequence genomic region, the following are encoded:
- the LOC107908169 gene encoding UDP-glycosyltransferase 73D1 yields the protein MASVTAKQLHFVLIPLMAQGHMIPMVDMARLLADRGVIVSLITTPRNASRFDTVIERASESGLRVRLVKIPFPCQEVGLPIGCENLDTLCSRDLLKKFYNALDLWREPLEQFLEQQKPQPSCIISDKCLSWTSETAQKFNIPRIVFHGMGCSSLLSSHNVKLHKAHLFVASDSERFRVPGLPQKVEITRAQLPGTFVSLPDLDDTRNKMQEAEMNAYGVVINSFNELEHGCVNEYQKAIKKKVWAIGPVSLCNRINLDKFERGNKASINDNKCLKWLDSMKTRSVIYACLGSLCRLVSAQLIELGLGLEASQQPFVWVVKTGNQRANDELEKWFSEHNFEEKIKGRGLIIKGWAPQVLILSHPAIRGFLTHCGWNSTLEAVCSGVPMITWPQFSEQFFNEKLIVEILKIGVGVGVEIPVRWGEEEKLGVLVRKEQIETAIDMLMNGGEEGEKRRMRARELAEMATKAVENGGSSHLNLSLLVQDILEQVNQL from the coding sequence ATGGCTTCCGTGACGGCCAAGCAGCTACACTTTGTGTTAATCCCGCTGATGGCACAAGGTCATATGATTCCGATGGTTGACATGGCTCGGCTTCTTGCAGATCGAGGGGTGATCGTAAGCTTGATCACTACTCCCCGAAATGCGTCGAGATTCGACACAGTCATCGAACGAGCTTCTGAGTCAGGGCTCCGGGTTCGGCTAGTGAAAATTCCATTTCCATGCCAAGAAGTGGGACTTCCAATTGGATGCGAGAATCTCGACACTTTATGTTCCAGGGACCTATTGAAAAAGTTCTACAATGCACTTGATTTGTGGCGAGAACCATTGGAACAATTCCTGGAACAGCAAAAGCCACAACCAAGCTGCATAATATCAGACAAGTGTCTTTCCTGGACCTCAGAAACCGCTCAGAAGTTTAACATTCCCAGGATTGTTTTTCATGGGATGGGCTGCTCTTCATTGTTGAGCTCTCACAATGTGAAGCTACACAAGGCTCATCTTTTCGTTGCCTCGGACTCGGAGCGCTTTCGGGTTCCAGGATTGCCACAAAAAGTGGAGATAACAAGGGCTCAGCTTCCCGGTACCTTTGTTAGCTTGCCCGACTTGGACGATACTCGCAACAAGATGCAAGAGGCTGAAATGAATGCTTATGGTGTTGTGATAAACAGCTTCAATGAACTCGAGCATGGATGTGTCAACGAGTACCAGAAGGCAATAAAGAAAAAGGTTTGGGCCATTGGACCAGTTTCTTTATGCAACAGAATAAACTTGGACAAGTTTGAACGAGGCAACAAAGCATCAATCAATGACAACAAATGCTTGAAATGGCTCGACTCTATGAAAACAAGGTCAGTTATTTACGCTTGTTTAGGCAGTCTATGCCGTCTCGTTTCAGCACAATTGATAGAGCTGGGGTTGGGTCTAGAAGCATCACAACAACCGTTCGTTTGGGTAGTCAAAACAGGTAATCAGCGAGCTAATGATGAGTTGGAGAAGTGGTTTTCAGAACATAACTTTGAGGAGAAAATTAAAGGGAGAGGACTTATAATCAAGGGTTGGGCTCCCCAAGTTCTTATTTTATCCCACCCTGCAATAAGAGGGTTCTTAACTCACTGCGGTTGGAATTCAACTTTAGAAGCCGTATGCTCGGGGGTGCCAATGATAACATGGCCACAATTCTCCGAACAGTTCTTTAACGAGAAACTGATTGTTGAAATTCTAAAAATAGGTGTTGGGGTTGGGGTTGAGATCCCTGTTAGATGGGGTGAAGAAGAGAAACTTGGGGTGCTGGTTAGGAAAGAACAGATTGAGACAGCCATAGATATGTTGATGAATGGCGGAGAAGAAGGCGAAAAGAGGAGAATGAGAGCTCGAGAACTTGCGGAAATGGCGACAAAAGCAGTAGAAAATGGAGGATCATCCCATCTCAACCTGTCACTCTTGGTGCAAGACATTTTGGAGCAAGTCAATCAACTATAG